The following proteins come from a genomic window of Carassius gibelio isolate Cgi1373 ecotype wild population from Czech Republic chromosome B8, carGib1.2-hapl.c, whole genome shotgun sequence:
- the LOC127964239 gene encoding uncharacterized protein LOC127964239 has protein sequence MRDPRDVRELVEAIELADAVHPSGAGDRLPPFPRRVVQERRPLEGTARPVSRPTVPPPRDEPMPSAEPPSPPRAWLAGCILHQRVPAGAPEADVKVDGRRFRALLDSGSAVTLIQARLCAPRSGRKNFLPITCVHGDTRQVPAREMVISSPQGTWPVEVGLVKDLPVAVLLGRDWPGFEKLLSAATQPASPKGNRRRPRRPPGPRRRPALLVSDSGREGEAPSQSTNLFYDVYQQAAGGGSFAKEQREDDRLKHCWSQVRVVDGEDVLPRPHPLPHFVVENGLLYCVAQRRGEEKKLLVVPRAKTETILELAHSHPMAGHLAAANTAQRIRDRFHWPGLDAEVKRFCQACPTCQATSPRTPPPSPLIPLPIIEVPFERIGMDIVGPLPKSARGHEHILVIVDYATRYPEAVPLRKATAKSIAQELFLLASRVGLPSEILTDQGTPFMSRLMADLCRLLRVKQLRTTVYHPQTDGLVERFNQTLKQMLRRVAAEDKRDWDLMIPYVLFGIREVPQASTGFTPFELLFGRQPRGLLDVAREAWEQQPAPHRTVIEHVRQMRERIDRVMPLVREHLTRAQQAQQHHYDRTAQPREFQPGDRVMVLVPSSACKFLASWKGPYSVVERVGPVTYRLRQPGRRQAEQLYHVNLLKKWVGTRDQVAALSLTEPVVVDINPHLSAAQKTELQHLVSQFQDVFSSQPGQTNVLQHHIRTPPGVVVRQRPYRVPEARRQAIEEEVQQMLKLGVIEPSRSPWSSPIVMVPKPDGTLRFCNDFRRLNEVSEFDGYPMPRVDELLDRLGRARYISTLDLTKGYWQVPLSEAAKPKTAFSTPSGHWQYRTLPFGLHGAPATFQRMMDILLRPHQAYAAAYLDDVVVHSEAWDEHLNRLRRVLSELRRAGLTANPRKCHLALSEAKYLGYQVGRGLIRPQDKKVEAIHAAPRPETKTQVRAFLGLAGYYRCFIPNFSSLAAPLTDLTRKGQPEKVCWTPSAEEAFSQVKAALTSSPVLRAPDFSCPFLLQTDASDTGLGAVLSQIQEGEEHPIIYISRKLSPAERKYAAVEKEALAIRWAVLELRYYLLGRKFTLVTDHAPLQWMARAKDTNARVTRWFLALQDFHFEVRHRAGAANANADGLSRIWTAYAESSE, from the coding sequence atgagggacccacgtgacgtccgggaactagtggaggcgatcgagctggcggatgccgttcatcccagcggggcaggggaccggctgccgccattcccccggagggtggtccaggagcgacgcccgctcgaaggcaccgcgcgacccgtcagcaggccgacggttcccccaccgcgagatgagcccatgccaagtgccgaaccaccgtcgcctccgcgagcctggctggcaggctgcatccttcaccaacgggtgccggcgggagcccccgaagcagatgtgaaggtggatggaagacggttccgggccctgttggactcaggcagtgcggtcaccctcatccaggcgcggctgtgcgccccgcgaagcggccggaaaaacttcctaccgattacctgtgtgcacggagacactcgtcaagtaccggcccgtgaaatggtcatttcgtccccccaaggcacctggccagtggaggtaggcctggtgaaggacctgccggtggccgtactgcttggaagggattggcccggcttcgagaagctgctgtccgccgctacccagcctgccagccccaaggggaaccgtcgaagaccgaggcggccgcctggaccccgccgccgaccggccctgctcgtctccgacagtgggagagaaggtgaggccccctcccaatctactaatctgttttatgatgtctaccaacaggccgctggagggggctctttcgccaaggaacagcgggaggacgaccgactcaagcactgttggagccaggtgcgagtcgtggatggagaggacgtcctcccccggccccaccctctcccacattttgtcgtagagaatggcctgctgtattgtgtcgcccagcgtaggggggaggagaaaaagttactagttgtgcctcgtgccaagaccgagaccattctggagctggcccattcccaccccatggcaggacacctcgcggcagccaatactgcccaacgcatccgcgaccgtttccattggccgggcctggacgccgaggtaaagcggttctgccaggcctgcccgacctgtcaggccacgtcgccccggactcctccccccagcccgctcatcccgctgcctatcatcgaggtgcccttcgagcggattggaatggacatagtggggccgttgccgaagtctgcccgagggcatgagcacatcctggtcatcgtcgactatgccacccggtacccagaagcagtccccctgcggaaggccaccgcaaagtccatcgcccaggagctgtttctgctggccagccgagtcggcctcccctcagagatcctgactgaccagggaaccccctttatgtcccggctaatggctgacctctgccggctgctgcgggtaaagcagttgaggaccactgtttatcacccccagactgatggcctcgtagagagatttaaccagaccctcaagcaaatgctcagacgtgtggcggcggaggacaagcgggattgggacctcatgatcccctacgtgctcttcgggatccgcgaagttccccaggcctcaactggcttcacccccttcgagctcctgtttggccgtcaaccccggggcctcttggacgtggcccgggaagcgtgggagcagcagccggccccgcatcgtaccgtcatcgaacatgtccggcaaatgagggaacggatcgaccgagtgatgccgttagtccgggaacacctcaccagggcccaacAAGCGCAGCAACATCATTATGACCGGACAGCCCAGCCacgggagttccaaccgggagaccgcgtcatggtcctggtccccagctccgcctgcaaatttctggcctcctggaaggggccctactcggtcgtcgagagggttggaccggtcacttaccgcctgagacagccgggacgacggcaggcggagcaactctaccacgtcaacctcctaaagaaatgggtggggacccgggaccaagtagctgccctaagcctcaccgagcccgtggttgtggatatcaacccccacctttcggctgcccagaagacggagctgcagcacctggtcagtcagttccaggatgtgttctcctctcagcccgggcagaccaacgtgcttcaacaccatatccggacgcccccaggagtcgtcgttaggcaacggccctaccgagtcccggaggctcgtcggcaggctattgaggaagaggtccaacagatgctaaagttgggggtaatagaaccatcccggagtccgtggtccagccccattgtgatggtcccaaagccggatggcaccctccgcttttgtaacgacttccgccgcctgaacgaagtctccgaattcgacgggtaccccatgcctcgggtggacgaactgctggaccggctaggaagggcccggtatatcagcaccctagacctaaccaagggctattggcaggtaccgctctccgaggccgccaagccgaaaaccgccttctccacccccagtggccactggcagtaccggacccttcccttcggcctacatggggcccccgcgacgttccagcggatgatggacatcctcctgcggcctcaccaagcttacgcggccgcctacctggatgacgtcgtggtccactccgaggcgtgggacgaacatctgaatcgtctgcggagggtgctctcggagctccggcgggctgggcttaccgccaacccccgaaaatgccacctagccctctctgaggccaagtacctgggctatcaagtcggccgaggactcatccggccgcaagacaagaaagttgaggccatccacgccgcaccaagaccggagacaaagacccaggtacgagccttcttggggttggcgggttattatcgttgttttatccccaacttctcctctttagccgcccccctgacagacctgaccaggaaggggcagccggagaaagtatgctggaccccgtcggcggaagaagccttctcccaggtgaaagcagcactcacgtcctcgccggtactccgcgccccggactttagctgccccttcctgctgcagacggatgcttccgacacaggactaggagcggtcctctcccaaattcaggaaggtgaggagcatccgatcatctacatcagcaggaagctgtcccccgccgagaggaaatacgccgctgtggagaaggaagccctggccatcaggtgggcagtcctggagctccggtactacct